In the Butyricicoccus intestinisimiae genome, AGGCAGTTCCCGCCATGACAGCCCCCGCCGCCATGCGCACCGGCAGTGTGGATAGAACCGGAATCACGATGCACCCGCCGGCATACAACGCACCAAGCCCCGCCGCGAGGCTCAACCGCCAAACCGCTGCCGGTCTGCCGCTCAACGCCGAGACACATCGCAGGATACAGTAATCCATTGCAAAGTTCAACGCGAACAGCACATCCAGATACACCACGCGCATCCCCTCAGCCACCTCCGTGTATCTGCTATTATAGATGGTATCTTGCGCGGAAAGCGGCGGTCTTTGTCCGCAGAAAAAAATTATTTTCCTGTCATTGGCAGTTTCGTCCTGCGTTTTATCCCCACACGCAGGACGAAACTTTTTCTATCCGTTTGACCTTCTCTCCCGCGGCGTTAGAAACGTCTGCCACAACCCGCACACGGTATTGCAGATCCCGTCCCGCTATCCAGTCCACATACGATACCGTGCTGTCAGAACAAAGCCATGTATGTTGTGTCTCCCAGTTTTCTCCATCCTTGCTGTTTTGCAGCTGTACGCGCAATATGCCGGTGTACCCCGTCGGCAAGCCAATCATGGCATTGCAATAAATTGCCGAATCAACAATCCGAATCCCGCAAAATATCTGCGTCATGGGTGCAATGGGCTGCGCCTCCTGAAACGGCGTGACATCCGGCGGCGGTGCTTGTTTGATTGTTTCCGCATTCACATCCGCCTGCATCGCGTAGCAAAAATCTTCCCATCGGCTCGTCTTGTCACTCGCCCATGCGGTACTGCCCAATGTCCCCAGAGCCAATGCAACAACCAAGCCTTGTTTTATGATTCGTCTCATATAGCCTCCTTATTGTATCTGTTCAGCGGTTTTGAGTACATCCTGTGTGTCAATGTTCTGCGCCGTCACACAATAAATCGACACGCGCAGGGCATCCGTCCAAGTCACCGTGACCATACCGTCTTTTTCCGCCACCTGTGCCGTATTTCCATGAATCTTCGTCTGAGAAGTCTGTGCGCCCTCTGTGTCAATCGACGCCGTCATCGCCGCACCGGTTGCCTTTTGAATCGTCAAATACCGCCCATCCGCCGCGGCAAAGGTATCTATAATGGTGCTCTGTGTGCGTTCTTCTTTTTGAAACGTCAGGCCATCCGGCAGCCAACGGACAGAAAAGCTCTGCACAACGGTATCCGTGTACTCAGACGGCATGGTTTGATTGTATCCGTCCGAAAAGGAATACGCAGTGCCTGTTTTGGTGCTTTTTTCCACCAAATGCAGCACATTCTCTCGAAAAGTTGGAGAGGACGCAAATGCTGTTGCGGACACAATGGTCAGCACGCAGAACACTGCCGCAGAAACCTGCATCACGTGCAGGATGGTCTTTCGTGCGTTCCGATGCCGTTTTCTGCGGAACTGCCTGCGAATAAACGCCCTCATGCGCCGGTCGGTATCTTCGGGAACGGACAGATCATGCCCCGCCTCTTTTTCTGCTTGATACTCCGTCCAAATGTGTGCACTTTCGCGCTGCATGACCTCATTCATCAGCAGAGCAAAGACGGTATCTTCCATCTGTTCCTGTAATTGCTCCTGTCTGGTCAAAGCTGTTCCTCTCCTTTCTTTGCTTCCTGCATGGCTTGGAGCGCATGTCTCCGCGCACGGGTCAGCTTCATGCGCACGCTCTTGGGCTGACAGCCAATCTGTTTGGCAAGATATTCGTCGGAATATCCCAGCATATATTTTCCGCGCAGGAGCAACGCTTCTGCTTCCGGCATCTGCTGTAATACCTGCATCAGAAGCTCTGCATTTTCTCGTGCAATCAAAATTTCATCCATCGTCGGCGCGGTCAGTTCTTCCTCCGCAACCTCTCTTGCGTGAGCTTTGACGATATCTTCATGCTTCAAGGTATTGATGGCGACATTTCGCACGACCATAGCAATATATCCCGCCTGCACACAGCGTTTTTTGCTGCGCAAAACATCCAATTTGTCCATAATGCGCAAAATACTCTCCTGCACAATATCCTCGCAGCTCATCCAGTTATTATTATACCGTCTGGCGACAGAAAACATCAACGCATGAAATTCTTCATACAGTTCGATGAGAAATTCTTGATCGTCCGGATCTGATACAGCCGAACAAATCCATGTAATCATTGGTTTCTCCTTTCGTCATATTTCATCTCTTTATTATTAAGACAAGAAACTCGCGTATTTGCAACACTTTTTCAAAAAAAAATATCTCCGCCCTCACAAGAAAAGCGGAGATATTTCTCAGATGATGTTTCTTTACTTTTCTAACGAAGAACCGCCCATCTCATTCCACAGCGGGAACGGGTTGATCTCATTCGGATCAATGCTTTCCGCGGCTTGGAGTGCCTCAGAAAAGCTGTCATATTCTGTACCGAGAGTTTTCTGCTCGTACTCGTCAAATACTCGCATTTGCTCCTGCTGTTCTGCACTGTACGCCACAGCCCGTCCTTTCGCACTGGCTTTCTGCTCTGTTTCCTGCAAATCAGAAATCGCGTCCGTGCCGAAAAATGCTGTCATGTCGTTAACTGCTTGCAATTTCCACTGACCGTCTTCTTTCACCATGGTTACATTCATAGAATCTTGTTCTATTGGCGCAGTTACTTCAATTTGGCCCTCTTCATTTTGCTCTACCAAATTTTCCCAATCTATCAATATAACATCCATCGTGGCAGATGTCCCATCCGCACTCACTTTAATATTACTGTAGGTACAATCTACAACACCTCCATCTACAGTGTATGCAATGGTGTCCTTTGCATCTTTTCTCAGATACTGTTCATTGATTTCCTTATACATTTCCCTGCAAACATTATCCGAAGAGTAATATTTGTCCATCTTTGCGTTGAAATCATCAATATATCCCTGAATTTGTTCTTCACTCAATTGGTCGGTCTTGCCGTTGTCCGATTCAAAATATCCAATCTGCAGAGCGGTATTCCGCGAGCCGATAAACGCCTCCTTGATTGCTTCATCCTCGGAATATGCATTTGCCCACATCGTGCTGCCAGCGATGCAAGCGGTCAGCGCAACTGCCGCAACGCCAAACTTAAAGCCAATTTTCATATGAAATTCCTCCTTATGTTTCTATATTTCATGTATTGTCCACTGTTGTCTTTCTATACCATAAGACAGTTTAGCACTACATAATGCAACACATTTTTCACAAATTTTCAAAAAAGTCTTTCTGACTCCAACAGAATCAGGAAATTCTCCACCTGTTATCTTATAAACCAAAAAACAGCCCATATCAAAGACGGAACACTCGCGGCAAGCACCGTTTTCAGGGTTCTTCCAATCCAAGCATCCGTGTCGGGTCTGGTTGCCGCATATTCGCCCAAGCACACCGCCGCCAGTTCCTGCAAGGCAATCGGAAGCACGCCTTGCGCCGTGCGGCTCAGTGCAAAATTCCCCTGCGCAAATCGAACAGCCAGCACAACCGCTGCGACCATGCACAAATATCCTATTGCATGAAATATTTTTCTGTTCGTTAATATTTTATCTTGTCTGTTCATGATTTGTTCTTCCCTCATCAAATCAATTCCCCACCTCTCGTGCGAGAAGTGGGGATTGATTTTATATTTTCCCAGATAGTATCTCGTTTACTCCTCTAGCGAAGAACCGCCCATCTCATTCCAGAGCGGGAACGGGTTGATCTCATTCGGATCAATGCTTTCCGCGGCTTTGAGTGCCTCAGAAAAGTTGTCATATTCTGTATAGGTCTTTTGTTGGTATTCGTTGAATGCCTGCATCTGCTCCTGCTGTTCTGTGCTGTACGCCACAGCCCGTCCTTTTGCATCGGCATTCTGCTCTGCTTCCTGCAAATCAGAAATCGCATCCGATCCAAAGAAAAGATCCGCTTGTTCCATCGACCGCAACTTCCACTGTCCATCTTCTTTGACCATTGTCACATCTGCGGAAATTTGTCCTGTCGGTGCCGTCACTTCAATTTGACCCTCTTCATTTTCCTCTACCCAATTGCCCCATTCTACAAATACCACGTGCATTGTAGCAGATGTTCTATCTTCATTCAGTTTGATATTTTCTGCTGTACAGGATAAAACGCCACCATCCACCTTACAGTCCACGACGTCCTTTGCACATTCTCTCAATACACGCTCATTCAGTTCCTTATAGTTTTCTCGAGACGGATTATCCAATGAATAATACGAATCTACTCCCGTATTAAACCGATCAATATAACCTTGAATCTGCTCATCGCTCAATTGGTCGGTTTTTCCGTTATCCGACTCGAAATGTCCAATTTGCTGGAACATATTCTGCGAGCCGATAAACGCTTCCTTGATTGCTTCATCTTCGGAATCTGCGTTAGCCCACAGTGTGCTGCCAGCGATACAAGCGGTTAATGCAATGGCAGCAATGCCAAACTTAAAACCAGTTTTCATATGAAATCCTCCTATCATCTTATAAACCAAAAAACAGCCCATATCAAAGACGGAACACTGGCGACAAGCACGGTTTTCAGCGTTCGTCCAATCCAAGCATCCGTATCCGGTCTGGTTGCCGTATATTCCCCCAAGCACACCGCCGCCAGTTCCTGCAGGGCAATCGGAATCATGCCTTGCGCCGTGCGGCTCAATGCAAAATTTCCCTGCGCAAATCGGACAGCCAGCACAACCGCCGCAGCCATGCATACATACCCTACTGCATGAAATATTTTTCTGTCCGTCAATACTTTATCTTGTCTGCTCATGCTATTCTTCCCAGCTCGCAGTTCCTGCATATTTTTCTAACGAAGAACCGCCCTTTTCATTCCACAGCGGGAACGGGTTAATCTCATGCGGATCAATGCTTTCCGCGACTTGGAGTGCCTCAGAAAAGCTGTCATACTCTGTGAACAGCGTCTTTTGTTCGTATTCCTCGAATACCTGCATCTGTTTTTTCTGTTCTTCATTAAATATAGATTTCCCGTTTGCATTGGCGTTCTGCTCCGCATCCTGCAAATCAGAAATCGCATCCCCTCCAAACCAAGCAACCATGTCGTTAATTGCTTGCAATTTCCACTGTCCATCCTCTTTCACCATGGTTACGGACATGGTGTCTTGTCCCGTTGGTGCAGTCACTTCAATCTGTCCGTATTCATTTTGCTCTACCCAATTGCCCCAACTTACGCATACAACATCCATCGTGGCAGATGTCCCATCCGCACTTAGTTTGATATGTCTGCATGTACAATCCAAAACGCCGCCATCTACCTTGTAATAAACGACATCTTTTGCGTCTTTTCTCAGACGCTGTTCGTTGATTTCCTTATATGTCTGTCTGCAAACATTATCCGCAGAATAGTATTTGTCCATCTCTGCGTTAAAATCATCAATATATCTCTGAATCTGTTCTTCGCTCAGTTGGTCGGTCTTTCCGTTGTCCGACTCAAAATATCCAATCCGCTGAGAGATATTCTGTGAGCCGATAAACGCTTCCTTGATTGCCTCATCCTCGGAATGTGCGTTTTTCCACAGTGTACTGCCAGCGATGCAAGCGGTCAGCACGACTGCCGCAATGCCAAACTTAAAACCAGTTTTCATATGAAACCACTCCTTATGTTTCTATATTTCATGTATTGTCCACTGTTGTCTTTCTATACCATAAGACAGCTTGACACCGCACGGTGCAACACCGTTTTGCAAAATTGCAAAAAAAATTCCCCGACTCGCTGGAATCGGGAAATTCTCCACCTGTTATCTTATAAACCAAAAAACAGCTGCAAAAATTTTTATTTTTTTCTTTTCGTGTATTTGTCCAGTGCCCGTGCCGCATACACAACAATAACTACAATCAAGCCAAGAACAACAACATTCAAGATCTGCGTGAAAATTTCTGCCATATTCTCCCCAATCAATCGACAAACCAAATCGCATACCAAACAAATGCCGGAATGCCCGCCGCTACAATCGCCGCCAAGGTTCTTGGAAACCAATTTTCCGTATACGGTCGAGTAATGGCAAAGACAGCAAAGCAAATAGCCGCAATGACTTCCAATACAATCGGAATCACGCCCTCTGCCGTGTAGTTTAGAATGTCAAATTGGCTAAATACAACCGCAGTGATAACAGCCGCCGCCACAAAGACAAAACCAACCATCAGCAGATTTTTTCTCCATAATCTCATGGCATTCTCCCCTCTCTGTACGTCAGCACCATAATGCGCTAAATTAAATGTAATCAGATCATTTTTTTGTATCAACGTTATTCCGCTTCTTTTGCGCCTTCCGACTGCAAAATCAGTCCGATGCACTGCATAAACTGCCCAAAAGTGTCGGTCAGCCGCACCAGATACTCTCTGCCTTTTGGCGTGATGCCGTAATACTGGCGCTTTCTGCCATCCGGTGCCACGCGTTTTTTCAGCTCGTCAATGTACTCAAACTTAACCATGCGGTAAATCACCGAATACGGGAACACGATGCGAAACTTTCCATCGCTGCGCCGTTCCAGCTCGTCCGGAATTTCGCCGATATACATTTCTCTCTCGTTGAGCAAAAACAACACGAGCATCTCCGACACTGCTTTTTTGAGATTTTCTTCCAATCCCTGCACCGAGCCGCTGCGCTCCGGCACATCCGTTGTGTTTGGCTGTCTTCCCATTTTTCTGCCTCCCTCACAATTGTTACTATTAGTATAACACGGCTTTCGTATTCCTGCAATAACAAAAATTTGAAATGACAGATTTTTAAGAATCATCCAAATCGCTTGAGCGACAGCACGACACGCCCCTTTTTGCTCTCGCCTAAAATTTCCGCAATCTCTCCGCGTCCGGTGCCGCGCAGCGTAATGCGGTCATGCACCGCAATTTCCTTGTCTGTATGGATACATTCCTGCTGATTGACAAACACTTTTCCTGCACGGATGGCGTCCGCCGCCTTGGCGCGCGACATGCGGAACAGCGATGCCGTCACGGCATCCAGCCGCATAGATGCGACCGTATCGCGCAGCATGGTCACTTTTTCTTCGGGAACAATCAATTGCGTGAGCGGAATTTCTTCCGTCTGCAAATGCTTGCGTCCCGCTTGGCTGTAATGCATGAACAGATACGGCGCAATGTCTTTGAGCACAAGAATATCTGCGCCGTGTTCGCTGACCAAAATATCTCCGATGCCGTCGCGGCGCAGTCCCAAGCCCATCAGCGAACCGAGATAATCCCGATGCGTCAGCGCGTCATTTTTGCTGCGCAAACAGCGAATGACAACAATCGGGCAGTCCTCTCCCTCTGTCGGCACGGCATCCATCCATTCCGGCAGAAAAAAGACCATGCGGCGTTCCGCCTGCTCATATCCGCCCCAGAAAATACCGCGTTCTCCCAGACCGCGCAGCAGCCGATCTGCCAGCGCCGCCTCGTGCATATCCAAAAATTTTGTGTGCGTCAGATAGCACTTTTCACGGCAGGTCTCCGCCTTCTGCGCGAGCTGCGTGAGCAAAATTCGTTCTTCCTGTGTGCGCGCAATGCCGCTGATGATATCGTTTGTACTCGCCATGTATCTATGTCCTCTTTCTTTCGACTGCATTTGTGAATTTTCCTCGTTTCCAAGTAAAATCTATTGTACTGCGTCAATATCTGTATTACAATAAGGAAAGGTTAAAAAGACCCGAAAGGATGATTGGATGGTTCGAGATGATGTGCTGCGCACACTGGAAGAGCACCGCGGAGAGCAAATCTCCGGCGGCACACTGGCACGGAAATTGGGCGTGTCCCGCACAGCAATATGGAAGGCGGTTTCCTCTCTGCGCGAGATGGGATTTCCCATCACCTCAGCAGCCGGCGGAGGCTATTGCTTGGATGAATCGAGTGATGCCTTGTCTGAAGCTGGCATTTCTATGAATCTGACAACTCGGTACGCCGCACAGCATCTGTGTGTGCTGTCCACGGTGGATTCTACCAACAATTATCTCAAGCAGCGCGCCGCAGACCTGCCCCATGGATATGCCGTCGTCGCAGACTGCCAGACCGCCGGCCGCGGCAGACTGGGACGGAGCTTTGTATCTCCTTCCGGCAGCGGCATCTATATCAGTCTGCTGCTGCGCCCCAACATCCCGCTGGAACGCATGCATCTGATGACGGTCGGCGCCGCCATCGCCGCCTGCGAGGCAATTCAAGAAACTGCCGGTTTTACGCCGGACATCAAATGGGTCAATGACGTACTCATGCACGGCAAAAAGCTGTGCGGTATTTTGACCGAGGCTTCCATCGAGGCGGAAACTGGTCAACTGTCCTATGTCATTGTCGGCATTGGTCTCAATGTCCGCACACCGGCCGGCGGTCTTGCGCCGGAAATCGCAGATATTGCAGGCTGTTTGGAGGACTTCGCCCCGCACGCCGTCCGCCGCAACGCGCTGGCAGCATCTTTTTTCAATCACATGGAGTCTTGCTGCGATCTCATCGCGGCTGGTCAGACCGATGCTTTGATTAACCGCTACCGCTCGTTCATTCATTTTCTCGGACAACCGATTACTGTCATCCGTTTTGACAAACGGGAACCGGCAACGGCGGTTGGCATTGATTCCAACGGTCATCTCATCATTGAGCAGAACGGCCAGCGCAGCACACTGGTCGCCGGAGAAATCAGCATCCGGCTTCCGGAACAGACGCGCTGAGCATCTGTCTCCCCATAGTAAGGAGTTTTATTTCAAATGAAAGATTGTGTCATCATCGGAAAGGGTCCGGCAGGACTGTCTGCTGCATTGTATGTTCGACGCGCAGGCTATACGCCGCTTGTCATCGGGCGCGATTCCGGTGCTCTCGGCCAGAGCCATCGCATCGAAAATTATTTCGGTCTGGCAGAACCGGTCAGCGGTGACGAATTGTTCCGCCGCGGTTTGGTACAGGTCGAACGTCTTGGCATTGAAGTGATCAGCGATGAAGTCGTATCCATTCGCGAATCCAACGGTTTTATCGTAAACACATCCTCTGGCAACAGCTACACGGCGCGCACGATTTTGCTGGCAACCGGAAAACAGCGTATTTCTTCCAATCTGGACGCCGATCATCTGATTGGTTACGGCGTCAGCCACTGCGCGCAGTGTGACGGTTTCCTGATGCGCGGCCGTTCGCTCGCCGTTGTCGGCAGCGGCGACCACGCCGTCGCAGAGCTCAACCATCTGCGCCCGCTGACGGAACATCTTCGCCTGTTTACAAACGGCGCAACCATCACCACCCACAACATTCCGTCGGATATTCCGATTGTGACCGAGCCGATTACCGAGCTGCGCACGGATGATTTCGGCATGCTGTCCGGCATCCAGACGGAAAAGCAGCTGTATCCGACAGAGGGTCTGTTCTTAGCACAAGGCATCGCTTCCGCGGCGGATTTCGCCCGCCGCATGGGCGTCATCATGGACGACGGCGACGTCAAGATCGACCGCAGCTATCAGACCAATGTACCGGGTCTGTTCGCAGCCGGTGACTGTGTCGGCGGTGTCCTGCAAATTGCCAAGGCTGTGGCAGACGGCGCCATCGCCGGACTCAACATCAGTGAGTTTTTGCGAAACGCACCGCAAAAGGAAGATTCTCAGGCATAACAACCAAAGCGGCAGAGGATGATGCATCCTCTGCCGCTGTTTCTTTCAAACATAAAAGCGCCGATACCGTCCGCAGCGGACAGCATCGGCGCATCGTTTTTCTTCGGATAAAGCTAGCGAAAGTTAAATTTCCATGATGACCGGAAGGATCATCGGGCTTCTCTTGGTCTTGCGGTAGAGGAACTCAGACAGATCGTTTTTGACATTTGCCTTGATGGTCGTCCAATCGCGGACGTGATCATCCAAGCAGCGATCCAGCGCACGCTGAGAAATGCGGCGCAGCTCCTCCATGAGGTCTTCTGCTTCCTTGACGTAAATAAAGCCGCGGGAAACAATGTCCGGACCCGCGATGACAATGCCGCTCTCGCTGTCCAGCGTCACAACGACAACCAGCAGACCGTCTTCGGACAAATGCTTTCTGTCGCGCAGAACAGCCGTGCCGACATCACCGATGCCAAGACCGTCAACCAATACCTTGCCGGACGGAACCGGATTGGCAAGGCGCGCAGATTTCGCGGTGATTTCTACCGGACGTCCAATGTCCGTGATGATGACGCGGCGCGGGTGCACACCGGTCTGTACAGCAAGCTCTCCGTGACGGCGCAGCATGCGATACTCACCGTGCACCGGAATGAAGTACTTCGGCTTGATCAGCGACAGCATCAGCTTGAGTTCTTCCTGACAAGCATGACCGGAAACGTGAATAATCGCGGAGCGATCATAGATGACTTCCGCGCCCTTTTTGCTCAGCTCGTTAATCATCTTGGTCACCGACTTCTCGTTGCCCGGAATCGCAGACGCGGAAATAATGACCTTATCTCCCGAGCCAATGTCTACCTGCTTGTGGCTGGAAAATGCCATCCGGTACAGGGCACTCATTGCCTCACCCTGCGAGCCGGTGCACACAACGACAACCTTGCTCTTCGGGTAGCGATTGACCTCGGAAATATCAATGAGCACATTTTTCGGCACATTGAGGTATCCCAGCTCCATTGCCACATTGGAGATGTTCTCCATGCTTCGGCCGCAGATGGCTACCTTTCTGCCGTTGTGATGTGCGGCGTCTACAACCTGCTGTACACGATAAATGTTGGAGGCAAACGTCGCAACAACAATGCGCTGGTCACAGCCCTTAAACTGTGCCTCAAACGTCTTGCCGACCTCCATCTCACTCGGTGTATAGCCCGGACGCTCAACATTGGTCGAATCGCTCATCAGCGCCAGCACGCCCTTCTTGCCCAGCTCACCAAAGCGGGTCAGGTCAATCATCTCACCGGATACCGGCGTCGGATCAATCTTAAAGTCACCGGTGTGAATGATGGTGCCCAGCGGGGTGCGAATCGCCAAAGCGACTGCATCTGCAATCGAATGATTGGTATGAATCAGCTCAATGTCAAAGCAGCCCAGCTTGATGTGATCGCCTGCCTTGACGCAGTTGATCTTGACCTGCTTGGTCATGCGGTGCTCCTCAAACTTGGAACTCAGGATACCTGCCACCAGACGCGTGCAATAGACCGGAACATTCAGCTCTTTGAGCACATACGGCAGTGCACCGATGTGATCCTCGTGGCCGTGCGTGATGACAATGCCGCGCACCTTGTTCTTGTGCCGGCGCAGATACGTGACATCCGGAATGACCAGATCGACGCCCAGCAAATCATTGTCCGGAAACGCCATGCCGCAGTCAATGACAAAAATGTCCTGTCCGTACTCCACGACCGTCATGTTCTTGCCGATCTCATTGAGTCCGCCCAACGGTATAATCTTCAGTTTTTCTTTCATAAATGCGTACCACTTTCCTTTACATGAACGCACACGCGGGATGCATGGCCTCTGATACAGGCACAGCAAAACAGCGCACCGGCACTTCCGGTTCCGCTGTATTCGGCATCCCGCAGCGCGGAATGAGATTTGATTTTTCGTATTTGCTATTACTTTATCCTGAAACCGCCGTGGTCCACACACGACAGCCAAACGTCAAAAACTATTATTAGTATAGCACAGTTTTTTCTGGATGTACACCCATTTGCCGGTTTTCAGATTCATATACCCTCTGAATTTTTTCGACCAGATGCCAGCCGCTTTGTAACCATCTCCGGATTTCTGTAACCGTTTGTCATCGTTGTAACCTTGTTATTTTTCCGAATTTTCGCCGTTTTTATTGCCAATTTCACCAATTTCAGCCGTTTGTTCTTGTATAAAATGTCTGAATTTTAAAAAATGTCCAAGATTTGTTTGACAAACGCGGCGTCTTCCTGTAAGATAGGTTACAGTTCAGTTACACAACCGTAACAAACGGTTACATGAACGTAACAAATTGATACCCACGCTGCTTCGGCAGCCCCGCGTAATAAAGGAGTTACTTATGTTTCAGAAATTAAAGAGAAATCTTATTGTTGCCGCTACCGGCATTTTCGTTACCGCATCCCTGACCGCTGGCGCATTCGCTGCATCCGCTACCGCTACCACGCACGTAAACATGCGTGCAGGCGCAGGCAACAGCTACCGCGTTGTTTCCGTTGTCGCAAAGGGTCAGACCGTTACCACCAACGGCAAGTCCGGCAACTGGACCAAGGTCACCGCAGGCGGCAAGACCGGTTACGTACACAGCAAGTACCTGACCTCCGGTTCCGCTTCCACCGGCACCACGGCATCTACTTCTACCACCACAAAC is a window encoding:
- a CDS encoding biotin--[acetyl-CoA-carboxylase] ligase; translated protein: MVRDDVLRTLEEHRGEQISGGTLARKLGVSRTAIWKAVSSLREMGFPITSAAGGGYCLDESSDALSEAGISMNLTTRYAAQHLCVLSTVDSTNNYLKQRAADLPHGYAVVADCQTAGRGRLGRSFVSPSGSGIYISLLLRPNIPLERMHLMTVGAAIAACEAIQETAGFTPDIKWVNDVLMHGKKLCGILTEASIEAETGQLSYVIVGIGLNVRTPAGGLAPEIADIAGCLEDFAPHAVRRNALAASFFNHMESCCDLIAAGQTDALINRYRSFIHFLGQPITVIRFDKREPATAVGIDSNGHLIIEQNGQRSTLVAGEISIRLPEQTR
- a CDS encoding ribonuclease J, whose amino-acid sequence is MKEKLKIIPLGGLNEIGKNMTVVEYGQDIFVIDCGMAFPDNDLLGVDLVIPDVTYLRRHKNKVRGIVITHGHEDHIGALPYVLKELNVPVYCTRLVAGILSSKFEEHRMTKQVKINCVKAGDHIKLGCFDIELIHTNHSIADAVALAIRTPLGTIIHTGDFKIDPTPVSGEMIDLTRFGELGKKGVLALMSDSTNVERPGYTPSEMEVGKTFEAQFKGCDQRIVVATFASNIYRVQQVVDAAHHNGRKVAICGRSMENISNVAMELGYLNVPKNVLIDISEVNRYPKSKVVVVCTGSQGEAMSALYRMAFSSHKQVDIGSGDKVIISASAIPGNEKSVTKMINELSKKGAEVIYDRSAIIHVSGHACQEELKLMLSLIKPKYFIPVHGEYRMLRRHGELAVQTGVHPRRVIITDIGRPVEITAKSARLANPVPSGKVLVDGLGIGDVGTAVLRDRKHLSEDGLLVVVVTLDSESGIVIAGPDIVSRGFIYVKEAEDLMEELRRISQRALDRCLDDHVRDWTTIKANVKNDLSEFLYRKTKRSPMILPVIMEI
- a CDS encoding PadR family transcriptional regulator, which gives rise to MGRQPNTTDVPERSGSVQGLEENLKKAVSEMLVLFLLNEREMYIGEIPDELERRSDGKFRIVFPYSVIYRMVKFEYIDELKKRVAPDGRKRQYYGITPKGREYLVRLTDTFGQFMQCIGLILQSEGAKEAE
- a CDS encoding YlmH family RNA-binding protein, which encodes MASTNDIISGIARTQEERILLTQLAQKAETCREKCYLTHTKFLDMHEAALADRLLRGLGERGIFWGGYEQAERRMVFFLPEWMDAVPTEGEDCPIVVIRCLRSKNDALTHRDYLGSLMGLGLRRDGIGDILVSEHGADILVLKDIAPYLFMHYSQAGRKHLQTEEIPLTQLIVPEEKVTMLRDTVASMRLDAVTASLFRMSRAKAADAIRAGKVFVNQQECIHTDKEIAVHDRITLRGTGRGEIAEILGESKKGRVVLSLKRFG
- a CDS encoding NAD(P)/FAD-dependent oxidoreductase, with protein sequence MKDCVIIGKGPAGLSAALYVRRAGYTPLVIGRDSGALGQSHRIENYFGLAEPVSGDELFRRGLVQVERLGIEVISDEVVSIRESNGFIVNTSSGNSYTARTILLATGKQRISSNLDADHLIGYGVSHCAQCDGFLMRGRSLAVVGSGDHAVAELNHLRPLTEHLRLFTNGATITTHNIPSDIPIVTEPITELRTDDFGMLSGIQTEKQLYPTEGLFLAQGIASAADFARRMGVIMDDGDVKIDRSYQTNVPGLFAAGDCVGGVLQIAKAVADGAIAGLNISEFLRNAPQKEDSQA
- a CDS encoding DUF4367 domain-containing protein — encoded protein: MTRQEQLQEQMEDTVFALLMNEVMQRESAHIWTEYQAEKEAGHDLSVPEDTDRRMRAFIRRQFRRKRHRNARKTILHVMQVSAAVFCVLTIVSATAFASSPTFRENVLHLVEKSTKTGTAYSFSDGYNQTMPSEYTDTVVQSFSVRWLPDGLTFQKEERTQSTIIDTFAAADGRYLTIQKATGAAMTASIDTEGAQTSQTKIHGNTAQVAEKDGMVTVTWTDALRVSIYCVTAQNIDTQDVLKTAEQIQ
- a CDS encoding RNA polymerase sigma factor — translated: MITWICSAVSDPDDQEFLIELYEEFHALMFSVARRYNNNWMSCEDIVQESILRIMDKLDVLRSKKRCVQAGYIAMVVRNVAINTLKHEDIVKAHAREVAEEELTAPTMDEILIARENAELLMQVLQQMPEAEALLLRGKYMLGYSDEYLAKQIGCQPKSVRMKLTRARRHALQAMQEAKKGEEQL